A single Pygocentrus nattereri isolate fPygNat1 chromosome 28, fPygNat1.pri, whole genome shotgun sequence DNA region contains:
- the crb2b gene encoding protein crumbs homolog 2b, protein MEFCRERLRPRRTIALLAVMMMFRWGIFCTATADRCLSSPCQNGGTCKDTGTDYVCNCPDDPFIYVGKDCELYDVCVLVSCPNCISIPGTANYTCSCTEGFGGPDCTQNISECESNPCTGIKSHCVDGVNGYSCYCPSGYSGDDCQTRVRDCSDDPCFNNATCTWVPSGYECHCARGFQGSHCEQDIDECLSQPCQNGAICLDGIDIYQCFCVPGFQGYHCEIDINECASQPCENNGTCINEKDRYTCECLVGFTGVNCEVEIDECEVAPCHNGATCHDYVGLYNCECLPGFEGINCEVDIDECVTVPCLNNGTCIDKVNSYECECSRTGFTGDFCEEDIPECASNPCQHGATCQEGVNQYTCLCWPGYEGENCEVDVDECAVQPCENGGECFQRSDQSHYGVLPQLDVDFSYKHAAGFLCHCKSGFTGENCSVNIDECESMPCENGGSCEDLINAYQCICPSGFTGVLCEMNIDECENEPCHNGATCEDGIDEYNCHCPAPVPDQLPWGGHDCDIALTGCVDHLCQNGATCLPSLHGDQHKFSCMCPPGFYGEHCNISTTFSFFREGYVLVEVPNNRTRREVRPQVPSVKLRFRTTLPDVVLFFRGNAEHFFSLEMNDGNLFAMAEFKDLKLMVQVPGYFNNGLWQSVSVFVDEKLVLILEDKEEMVEDGGHNQLLFFPPHGLEKVYIGGFPQEYLDKTKARKGFIGCLEDLLIDAQPILPQDITPEQAMDIQLGCEKTEWCRPDSCSQQGHCVDLWTEYRCDCYRPFYGNICADEYSSWTFNHERNRSFAAFPVTKSHGSNIIISLFLRSLKYDGLVLQLKRGNQAYFTVFLRRGTVHVAVYSSIRGSSTFITDGKKVMVTVAIQERYLYFNTTELLFGPGNFTGFEVEAGDVAYLGGLPEVDDTTPWGGHFKGCLQDVRLDDTQLYMYVNKITQKPEHSSYLQSISHNLLENCISDHACRMNPCMNGGECLIEWNDFMCSCPLNYTGKTCDTRVWCVSDPCVMGSQCVDLPDGYECLANATFENNALKYAANGSLSISVTMVSVDLRTREESGTLLRASNGLEFFCMGLLNSSLLVKIRSSNTLDVQAFTSDVEVSDGAWHRVEIRKSARHLSSRWHLIVDGRAAGFSRVVAGNLDFFNYSTVWLAENFTGCLGEVRVGGVYLPLVEGLQVEGSQGPQFTRYGGMAEPTLGCSGTPLCLSQPCLNNGVCVDLFNHYSCDCAPGWGGEHCQDDIDECVSGPCTHGTCRDLLGQFHCECAKGYQGPHCDEDVNECQEQPCEHGGSCMNTVGGFNCTCPPDYRGPRCQWSYPPLQCEVDVQCTNGGVCMDGLWGANCTCKPGYIGEKCEVDIDECESNPCLNGATCMDRQNHYLCDCLPGFSGENCEATRQPHRERIPWLVVAIPLMCLGALLAVVGLVCMVLTARKKRQSEGTYSPSQQEVAGARLEMGNVLKVPPEERLI, encoded by the exons gAATATTCTGCACAGCAACGGCGGACAGATGTCTGTCCTCACCGTGTCAAAACGGAGGCACATGtaaagacacaggaacagactaTGTGTGCAACTGCCCGGATGatccatttatttatgtggGTAAAGACTGTGAGCTATATGATGTCTGTGTCCTTGTCAGCTGCCCAAACTGCATCAGTATCCCGGGTACAGCAAACTACACCTGCTCTTGCACTGAGGGCTTTGGAGGCCCTGACTGTACGCAGAACATTAGCGAGTGTGAGAGTAACCCCTGCACGGGCATTAAGAGCCACTGTGTGGATGGAGTAAATGGATATTCCTGTTACTGCCCCAGTGGCTACAGCGGCGATGACTGCCAGACGCGTGTGAGGGACTGTTCAGACGACCCGTGCTTTAACAACGCCACCTGCACGTGGGTGCCGAGCGGCTATGAATGCCACTGTGCCCGGGGCTTCCAGGGGAGCCACTGCGAACAGGATATTGATGAGTGCCTGTCCCAGCCTTGTCAGAATGGTGCCATCTGCCTAGATGGCATTGACATCTACCAGTGCTTCTGCGTGCCTGGGTTTCAAGGTTACCACTGTGAGATAGACATTAATGAGTGTGCATCACAACCCTGCGAGAACAACGGGACGTGTATAAATGAAAAGGACCGCTACACCTGCGAGTGTCTGGTAGGGTTCACAG GAGTGAACTGTGAGGTGGAGATAGATGAATGTGAGGTGGCTCCGTGTCATAATGGTGCCACCTGTCATGACTACGTGGGGCTGTACAATTGTGAGTGTTTGCCTGGGTTTGAGGGCATCAACTGTGAGGTGGACATTGACGAATGTGTGACTGTGCCCTGCCTCAACAACGGTACATGTATCGATAAGGTGAACAG ctATGAGTGTGAGTGCAGCAGAACTGGGTTTACTGGGGATTTCTGTGAGGAGGACATTCCTGAATGTGCATCTAACCCTTGCCAGCATGGTGCTACCTGTCAGGAAGGAGTTAACCAGTACACCTGTCTCTGTTGGCCAG GATATGAGGGAGAGAACTGTGAGGTGGACGTGGACGAGTGTGCAGTTCAGCCTTGTGAGAACGGCGGAGAATGTTTCCAGCGTTCAGACCAGAGTCACTATGGTGTCCTGCCCCAGCTGGATGTGGACTTCAGCTACAAACACGCTGCAGGCTTCTTGTGCCACTGCAAGTCTGGCTTTACAG GAGAAAACTGCTCAGTGAACATAGACGAGTGCGAATCCATGCCGTGTGAAAATGGTGGAAGCTGTGAGGACCTGATCAATGCGTATCAGTGCATTTGCCCATCAGGGTTTACAG GTGTACTATGTGAGATGAACATTGACGAATGCGAAAATGAGCCATGTCATAATGGTGCCACATGTGAGGACGGCATTGATGAGTACAATTGTCATTGCCCGGCCCCTGTACCTGATCAGCTGCCTTGGGGTGGCCATGACTGTGACATTGCTCTGACTGGCTGTGTGGATCATCTCTGCCAAAATGGAGCCACCTGTTTGCCTTCACTTCATGGAGACCAACATAAGTTCAGCTGCATGTGCCCTCCTGGTTTCTATGGTGAACACTGCAACATCTCCACCACATTCTCCTTCTTCAGAGAAGGCTACGTGCTTGTGGAGGTTCCTAATAACAGGACACGCAGGGAAGTACGACCTCAAGTGCCTAGTGTTAAGTTGAGGTTCAGGACAACTTTACCAGATGTAGTCCTGTTCTTCAGGGGAAACGCAGAACATTTCTTCTCACTGGAGATGAATGACGGAAATCTTTTTGCCATGGCTGAATTTAAGGACTTAAAATTGATGGTTCAGGTCCCTGGATATTTTAACAATGGCCTCTGGCAGAGCGTCTCTGTTTTTGTGGACGAGAAGCTGGTTCTAATTTTAGAGGATAAAGAGGAAATGGTTGAGGATGGAGGTCACAATCAGCTCCTCTTTTTCCCCCCACATGGTCTGGAGAAAGTGTATATTGGTGGGTTTCCACAAGAATATCTGGACAAAACAAAGGCTAGAAAGGGATTCATTGGTTGCTTGGAGGACCTGCTAATTGATGCCCAGCCAATTTTgcctcaggacatcaccccaGAGCAGGCCATGGACATCCAGCTGGGCTGTGAAAAGACTGAATGGTGCCGTCCAGATTCTTGCTCCCAGCAAGGCCACTGTGTAGACCTTTGGACAGAGTACAGGTGTGACTGTTACAGGCCCTTTTACGGAAATATCTGTGCCGATG AGTACTCTTCATGGACATTCAACCATGAACGTAACAGAAGCTTTGCTGCATTTCCAGTTACTAAGAGCCATGGCAGTAACATCATTATATCGCTTTTCTTGCGGTCCCTGAAATATGATGGCCTAGTTTTGCAACTAAAACGAGGGAATCAGGCCTACTTCACTGTGTTCCTGAGGAGAGGCACAGTACATGTTGCTGTATATTCCTCTATTAGAGGGAGTTCCACGTTCATCACAGATGGGAAGAAGGTCATGGTTACTGTCGCCATACAGGAAAGGTATTTGTACTTCAACACCACAGAACTACTCTTTGGTCCTGGTAATTTCACTGGATTTGAAGTAGAGGCAGGAGATGTGGCATATCTTGGAGGACTTCCTGAAGTAGACGATACTACTCCGTGGGGTGGCCACTTCAAAGGGTGCCTACAGGATGTGCGGTTGGATGACACACAGCTCTACATGTACGTGAACAAAATCACCCAAAAACCGGAACATTCCAGCTACTTACAAAGTATTTCACATAATTTACTGGAGAACTGCATCAGTGACCATGCATGTAGG ATGAACCCTTGCATGAATGGAGGAGAATGTCTGATCGAATGGAATGACTTTATGTGTTCCTGTCCCCTGAACTACACTGGCAAGACATGCGATACTCGagtgtggtgtgttagtgaccCATGTGTCATGGGGAGCCAGTGTGTGGACCTGCCTGATGGATATGAAT GCTTGGCCAATGCCACATTTGAGAACAATGCTTTGAAGTATGCAGCTAATGGATCTTTGTCCATCTCTGTGACGATGGTTTCTGTGGACCTGCGGACTCGTGAGGAGAGCGGGACCCTTCTACGTGCCTCCAATGGCCTGGAGTTCTTCTGCATGGGACTCCTGAACTCCTCCTTGTTAGTCAAGATCCGCAGCAGCAATACCCTGGATGTGCAGGCCTTCActagtgatgttgaggtttcTGATGGAGCGTGGCACCGGGTGGAAATCAGAAAGAGTGCGCGCCACTTGTCATCACGCTGGCATCTCATTGTGGATGGTCGCGCAGCTGGCTTTAGCAGAGTGGTTGCTGGCAATCTTGACTTCTTCAACTACTCCACTGTGTGGTTGGCAGAGAACTTCACTGGATGTCTTGGTGAGGTGAGGGTTGGGGGAGTGTATCTGCCACTGGTGGAAGGCCTTCAGGTGGAAGGGTCTCAGGGTCCGCAATTTACCCGCTATGGTGGCATGGCAGAGCCCACACTGGGCTGCAGTGGCACCCCCTTGTGTCTTTCACAGCCATGTTTGAacaatggtgtgtgtgtggacctCTTCAACCATTACAGCTGTGACTGTGCTCCGGGCTGGGGAGGTGAACACTGCCAAGATGACATCGACGAATGCGTCTCGGGGCCTTGTACCCACGGGACCTGCAGGGACCTGCTGGGGCAATTCCATTGTGAATGTGCCAAGGGCTATCAAGGCCCACATTGTGATGAGGACGTGAATGAATGCCAGGAGCAACCATGTGAGCATGGAGGCTCTTGCATGAACACAGTGGGTGGATTCAACTGCACCTGTCCGCCAGACTACAGGGGTCCACGCTGTCA GTGGAGTTATCCTCCTCTGCAGTGTGAAGTGGATGTGCAGTGTACTAATGGAGGGGTCTGTATGGATGGACTCTGGGGGGCCAACTGCACCTGCAAACCTGGGTACATTGGAGAAAA atgtgagGTGGATATTGATGAGTGTGAGTCCAACCCCTGTCTCAATGGAGCCACCTGCATGGACAGACAGAATCATTACCTGTGTGACTGCTTGCCAGGCTTTAGTGGAGAAAACTGCGAGGCTACT AGGCAGCCTCATAGGGAGCGCATTCCCTGGTTGGTGGTGGCGATCCCACTGATGTGTCTAGGTGCACTTCTGGCAGTTGTGGGGCTGGTTTGCATGGTGCTCACAGCCCGAAAAAAGCGGCAATCTGAGGGCACGTACAGCCCCAGCCAGCAGGAGGTGGCGGGAGCTCGTCTGGAGATGGGCAATGTGCTCAAAGTGCCTCCTGAGGAGAGACTGATTTGA